One stretch of Callospermophilus lateralis isolate mCalLat2 chromosome 11, mCalLat2.hap1, whole genome shotgun sequence DNA includes these proteins:
- the LOC143410148 gene encoding proton-coupled folate transporter-like: MEGQASPPREPRTRRAAPVLFRGSVEPLVFLGNFALVLQGPITTQYLWHRFSVDLGYNGTRDRGHCGNQTVDPRMTEVETLTSHWTLYMNVGGFLVDLFSSTLLGAWSDQMGRRPLLVLASLGLLLQAVVSIFVVQLQLHVGYFVLGRILCALLGDFSGLLAASFASVADVSSNHSRTFRMALLEACIGVAGMLASLLGGHWLRAQGYANPFWLALALLIVMTLFAAFCFGETLKEPKSTWLFTLRHHRSIVHLYLSPAPEKSRKHLALYSLAFFVVITVHFGAQDILTIYELSTPLCWDSKLIGYGSAAQHLPYLTSLLGLQLLQCCLADSWVAEIGLTFNILGMVVFAFATITALMFTGKVCGLRDS, from the exons ATGGAGGGGCAAGCGAGCCCCCCGCGCGAACCCCGCACCCGGCGCGCGGCGCCCGTGCTGTTCCGCGGCTCCGTGGAGCCTCTCGTCTTCCTGGGGAACTTTGCCTTGGTCCTCCAGGGTCCGATCACCACGCAGTATCTGTGGCACCGCTTCAGCGTCGACCTCGGCTACAATGGCACTCGCGACCGAGGGCACTGTGGCAACCAGACTGTGGACCCCAGGATGACG GAAGTGGAAACCCTTACCTCCCACTGGACCCTGTACATGAATGTGGGCGGCTTCCTGGTGGATCTCTTCTCGTCCACGTTGCTTGGAGCCTGGAGTGACCAGATGGGCCGCCGCCCACTGCTGGTGTTGGCCTCACTTGGCCTGCTGCTCCAAGCTGTGGTGTCCATCTTTGTGGTGCAGCTGCAACTCCACGTCGGCTACTTTGTGCTAGGCCGCATCCTTTGTGCTCTCCTCGGTGACTTCAGTGGGCTTTTGGCTGCTAGCTTTGCCTCCGTAGCTGATGTCAGCTCTAATCACAGCCGCACCTTCAGGATGGCTCTGCTGGAAGCGTGCATTGGCGTGGCTGGAATGTTGGCAAGCCTCCTTGGGGGTCACTGGCTCCGGGCCCAGGGTTATGCCAATCCCTTCTGGTTGGCCTTGGCCTTGCTAATAGTCATGACTCTATTTGCAGCATTCTGCTTTGGTGAGACCTTGAAAGAGCCAAAGTCCACCTGGCTATTCACCCTCCGTCACCACAGATCCATCGTCCACCTCTACCTGTCTCCAGCCCCGGAGAAGTCCAGGAAGCATTTAGCCCTATACTCATTGGCTTTCTTCGTGGTGATCACTGTGCACTTTGGAGCTCAGGACATCCTGACCATCTATGAGTTGAGCACACCCCTCTGCTGGGACTCCAAGCTGATTGGCTATGGTTCTGCAGCTCAGCACCTCCCCTACCTCACCAGCCTGCTGGGCCTGCAGCTCCTGCAGTGCTGCCTGGCAGACAGCTGGGTGGCTGAGATTGGTCTGACCTTCAACATTCTGGGGATGGTGGTCTTTGCATTTGCTACCATCACAGCTCTCATGTTCACAGGTAAAGTATGTGGGCTCAGGGACAGCTAG